The Coffea arabica cultivar ET-39 chromosome 1e, Coffea Arabica ET-39 HiFi, whole genome shotgun sequence genome has a window encoding:
- the LOC113700173 gene encoding GTP-binding protein BRASSINAZOLE INSENSITIVE PALE GREEN 2, chloroplastic: protein MIVVRRSFSPLKLKKLLQPVSFSTYTYTKPVSNSLSLASPTQSPPKTLNPLFFFRPFSSESLNIQSFPVKPICRDGNYDDSSSQGLPVCPGCGVQMQDSDPKQPGFFVVPTPKTPNYKLHIHKNPVFDEPEISDSLKKGLLNETVEPQDVENLENPDQKLTEKPLVCARCHNLRHYGKVKDPSVENLLPDFDFDHTVGRRLISISGARTLVLMVVDASDFDGSFPRKVAKLVSKTIDENSRSWKEGKSGNVPRIVLVVTKIDLLPSSLSPTRLEHWVRTRARESGASKLTSVHLVSAVRNWGVKNLVDDVVELVGSRGHVWAIGAQNAGKSTLINAIGKCIGGKVSHLTEAPVPGTTLGIVRVEGMLPGNAKLFDTPGLLHPHQITTRLTREEQKLVCMSKELKPRTYRIKVGHSIHIGGLVRLDIEELSTDSLYVTVWASPLLPLHMGRTENASTMLEEHFGRQLQPPIGEEQVEKLGKWVRKEFQVSGNCWDTSCVDIAAAGLGWFAIGLRGEALLGVWTYDGVDIVSRNALLPQRSHNFEVAGFTVSKIVSTADRASNKKRKDEKKRKASDSIAVAADAPPALTVDAAASSC from the exons ATGATAGTAGTTAGAAGAAGCTTCTCACCATTAAAGCTCAAGAAACTCTTGCAACCTGTTTCTTTCTCCACCTATACATACACAAAACCTGTATCTAATTCCCTCTCTTTAGCTTCCCCAACCCAAAGTCCTCCTAAAACCCTAAACCCATTGTTCTTCTTCAGACCCTTTTCCTCAGAATCTCTAAATATTCAATCTTTTCCAGTAAAACCCATATGCAGAGATGGAAATTACGATGATTCCTCCTCACAGGGCCTTCCCGTTTGTCCTGGCTGTGGTGTTCAAATGCAAGATTCTGACCCTAAACAACCTGGATTCTTCGTTGTACCCACCCCTAAAACCCCCAATTACAAGCTCCATATTCATAAAAACCCAGTCTTTGATGAGCCTGAAATCTCTGATTCCCTGAAGAAGGGCCTTTTGAATGAGACGGTGGAACCTCAAGATGTGGAAAATCTCGAAAACCCAGATCAGAAATTGACTGAAAAGCCTCTAGTGTGTGCTAGATGTCATAACTTGAGGCATTATGGGAAGGTGAAGGACCCAAGTGTTGAAAATTTGCTgcctgattttgattttgatcatACTGTTGGGAGGAGGTTGATATCCATTAGTGGGGCTAGGACTCTGGTTTTAATGGTGGTTGATGCATCCGATTTTGATGGCTCGTTTCCTAGGAAAGTGGCTAAGTTAGTTTCTAAGACAATTGATGAGAATTCGCGGTCATGGAAGGAagggaaatctgggaatgtgcCTAGGATAGTGTTGGTTGTGACAAAGATTGATCTTTTACCGAGCTCATTGTCACCTACTAGGCTTGAGCACTGGGTCAGGACAAGGGCCAGGGAGAGTGGAGCAAGTAAGTTGACGAGTGTGCATTTGGTCAGTGCAGTGAGGAACTGGGGAGTGAAGAATTTGGTTGATGATGTGGTGGAGTTGGTAGGATCAAGAGGGCACGTGTGGGCGATTGGGGCGCAGAATGCTGGAAAGAGTACTTTGATTAATGCAATAGGGAAATGTATTGGAGGGAAGGTGAGTCATTTGACTGAGGCACCTGTTCCTGGGACGACTTTGGGGATTGTAAGGGTGGAAGGTATGCTTCCTGGTAATGCCAAATTGTTTGATACCCCGGGGCTTTTGCATCCTCATCAGATTACAACTAGATTGACTAGAGAGGAGCAGAAACTGGTGTGCATGAGTAAGGAGTTGAAGCCAAGGACATATAGGATCAAG GTTGGACATTCCATTCATATTGGTGGATTGGTGAGGTTAGATATAGAAGAATTGTCGACAGATTCTCTTTATGTTACAGTCTGGGCGTCCCCTCTTCTCCCACTTCACATGGGGAGGACAGAGAATGCTTCTACCATGTTGGAAGAACATTTTGGTCGCCAATTACAG CCTCCTATTGGAGAAGAACAAGTTGAGAAGCTTGGGAAATGGGTGAGAAAGGAATTTCAAGTGAGTGGAAACTGTTGGGATACAAGTTGTGTTGATATTGCAGCTGCAGGTCTTGGTTGGTTTGCCATTGGACTTAGAGGAGAGGCTTTGTTGGGTGTTTGGACATATGATGGAGTTGACATTGTTTCCCGCAATGCTTTGCTTCCTCAGAGATCACACAATTTTGAAGTTGCGGGCTTCACAGTCTCAAAAATTGTCTCCACAGCAGACCGAGCATCCAATAAAAAGCGCaaggatgaaaagaaaagaaaagcaagtgACTCCATAGCTGTAGCTGCTGATGCTCCTCCAGCATTAACTGTGGACGCTGCTGCCAGTTCTTGTTGA
- the LOC113700164 gene encoding WEB family protein At3g02930, chloroplastic isoform X1, which produces MSTKSKSSGFSETTPNSKVSPATPKVSKLSSRGGVTKSATDSPSRLQSTRISLNLSPRSVASKPTVDRKPTKLGTPPDKKPTASPTPTRILKPSELQAELNIVQEDLKKAKEKLVSLEKEKSQALEELKEAKSLADEANEKLSEALVAQRRAEEDSEIEKFRAVEMEQAGIEAAQKKEEEWQKELEAVRNQHALDASALLSATQELQRVKQELAMTSDAKNQALSHADDATKIAEIHAGKVEILSGEVVRLKSLLDSRMEIEADENAKLVAELKLEIETLKQELKNAKSYEEILAEKEASLEQLNVELEAAKMAESYAHCLMDEWKKKVEELELQTEETKRLERSASESLESVMKQLEGSNDLLHDAESEIASLKEKVGLLEISNRRQKADYEESERHLQMAKEEASNLENKVESLTAELEAVKEEKTQALNNEKLAASSVQTLLEEKNKLINELENSRDEEEKSKKAMESLASALHEVSSEAREAKEKLLSVQGEHENYETQIEDLKLALKETNEKYKTLLDDAKQEIDVLTNLNEQSKQKQQNLKSEWAQKELQLMTSLKKIEEVNSSREKEISRLVNLHKAAEDEAGAKKEEEIRLTTLLREAESEVSYLKEVLGEAKAESMSLKESLLDKENEFQNILQENEELRNSEAACQMKVAELSKLLEEALAKKQAEENGELTDSEKDYDMLPKVVEFSEQNGGGSQEKPKMELSTQQSEHHLEEHLPELEKLSHDDALQTGAEKDVLNGRPKENENKDKEDDDSVEADSKMWESYKVGEKDFSPEGDAEQESIEEDLESKADGSEGNDQANGLPSKENFDDSGSSPTKQQGQKKKKALLRKFGSLLKKKGTSNQK; this is translated from the exons ATGTCTACTAAATCCAA ATCTAGTGGTTTTTCTGAAACAACTCCAAATAGCAAAGTATCACCTGCAACCCCAAAGGTTAGTAAACTCAGCAGCAGGGGGGGAGTGACTAAATCTGCTACTGATTCACCTTCCCGCCTGCAAAGTACACGCATTTCACTTAATCTTTCACCAAGATCTGTTGCTTCCAAGCCTACAGTCGACCGCAAGCCCACGAAGCTTGGTACCCCTCCTGAT AAGAAACCGACTGCATCTCCAACTCCAACTCGTATATTGAAGCCGTCAGAACTACAGGCTGAACTAAATATTGTCCAGGAAGATCTCAAGAAGGCCAAAGAAAAGCTAGTCTCATTAGAGAAAGAGAAATCGCAGGCTCTTGAAGAATTAAAGGAAGCCAAGAGTTTGGCTGACGAAGCAAATGAGAAGCTCAGTGAGGCTTTGGTGGCTCAAAGGCGAGCTGAAGAAGATTCTGAGATTGAGAAATTTCGAGCAGTTGAGATGGAACAGGCTGGCATTGAGGCAGCTCAGAAGAAGGAAGAGGAATGGCAGAAAGAGCTTGAAGCTGTGAGGAATCAACATGCATTGGATGCGTCCGCCCTACTTTCCGCTACTCAGGAGCTTCAGAGGGTAAAGCAAGAGCTTGCCATGACTTCTGATGCAAAAAACCAGGCACTCAGCCATGCTGATGATGCAACTAAGATTGCTGAGATTCATGCTGGAAAGGTTGAAATTCTGTCCGGTGAAGTTGTCCGGTTGAAATCTTTGCTTGATTCAAGGATGGAAATAGAGGCTGATGAGAATGCCAAATTAGTGGCAGAGTTGAAACTAGAGATAGAGACTTTGAAGCAAGAACTCAAGAATGCAAAAAGCTACGAGGAGATATTGGCAGAAAAGGAGGCTAGTCTTGAGCAACTTAATGTTGAGCTGGAGGCTGCAAAAATGGCAGAGTCTTATGCGCACTGTTTAATGGATGAATGGAAAAAAAAGGTTGAAGAATTAGAGCTTCAAACAGAGGAAACAAAGCGGTTGGAAAGATCAGCATCAGAATCTCTCGAATCAGTAATGAAACAACTTGAAGGGAGTAATGATTTGTTGCATGATGCAGAATCTGAGATTGCATCTCTTAAAGAAAAGGTCGGATTGTTAGAAATCTCAAATAGAAGGCAGAAAGCAGATTATGAGGAATCAGAACGTCATCTTCAGATGGCCAAGGAAGAAGCTTCTAATCTGGAAAACAAGGTTGAATCTCTTACAGCTGAGCTTGAAGCCGTGAAGGAGGAGAAAACTCAGGCCTTAAACAATGAGAAACTTGCTGCTTCCAGCGTGCAAACCCTATTGGAAGAGAAAAACAAGCTCATAAATGAGTTGGAAAATTCTAGggatgaagaagagaaaagtaaaaaggcaaTGGAAAGCTTGGCATCAGCCTTGCATGAAGTTTCTTCAGAAGCAAGAGAAGCCAAAGAAAAGTTGCTCTCTGTCCAAGGTGAGCATGAAAATTATGAAACACAAATAGAAGATCTGAAGCTTGCTCTGAAAGAAACAAATGAGAAGTATAAGACCTTGCTTGATGATGCAAAACAAGAAATCGACGTTCTAACCAATTTGAATGAGCAATCTAAGCAGAAgcagcaaaacttgaagagtgaGTGGGCGCAGAAGGAACTTCAACTGATGACCTCTCtcaagaaaattgaagaagttaaCTCTTCAAGGGAAAAAGAGATAAGCAGATTGGTTAATTTGCATAAAGCGGCAGAGGATGAAGCTGGagcaaaaaaggaagaagaaattcgTTTGACGACTCTGCTTAGGGAAGCAGAGTCTGAGGTCTCTTATTTAAAGGAAgttcttggagaagctaaggcAGAAAGCATGAGCTTGAAAGAAAGTTTATTGGACAAAGAGAACGAATTTCAGAATATTCTTCAGGAGAATGAGGAGCTCCGAAATAGTGAAGCTGCCTGTCAAATGAAGGTCGCAGAGTTGTCTAAATTGCTTGAAGAAGCTTTGGCCAAAAAGCAAGCTGAAGAAAATGGTGAGCTTACAGACAGTGAAAAAGATTATGATATGCTCCCAAAGGTGGTGGAATTTTCTGAACAAAATGGAGGTGGAAGCCAAGAGAAGCCAAAGATGGAGCTCTCCACTCAGCAATCTGAGCATCATCTTGAGGAACACCTTCCAGAACTAGAAAAACTCTCACATGATGATGCTCTACAGACTGGTGCTGAGAAAGATGTATTAAATGGAAGaccaaaagaaaatgagaataaAGATAAGGAAGACGATGACTCTGTAGAAGCTGATTCAAAAATGTGGGAAAGCTACAAGGTTGGGGAAAAAGACTTCTCTCCAGAGGGGGATGCTGAGCAGGAATCTATTGAGGAGGACTTGGAATCTAAGGCTGATGGTAGTGAGGGCAATGACCAGGCTAATGGGCTTCCTTCAAAAGAAAACTTTGATGACAGTGGAAGTTCACCAACTAAGCAGCAAggtcagaagaagaagaaagctctGCTCCGCAAGTTTGGCAGCCTACTCAAGAAGAAGGGCACTAGCAACCAGAAATAG
- the LOC113700164 gene encoding WEB family protein At3g02930, chloroplastic isoform X2: MSTKSKSSGFSETTPNSKVSPATPKVSKLSSRGGVTKSATDSPSRLQSTRISLNLSPRSVASKPTVDRKPTKLGTPPDKPTASPTPTRILKPSELQAELNIVQEDLKKAKEKLVSLEKEKSQALEELKEAKSLADEANEKLSEALVAQRRAEEDSEIEKFRAVEMEQAGIEAAQKKEEEWQKELEAVRNQHALDASALLSATQELQRVKQELAMTSDAKNQALSHADDATKIAEIHAGKVEILSGEVVRLKSLLDSRMEIEADENAKLVAELKLEIETLKQELKNAKSYEEILAEKEASLEQLNVELEAAKMAESYAHCLMDEWKKKVEELELQTEETKRLERSASESLESVMKQLEGSNDLLHDAESEIASLKEKVGLLEISNRRQKADYEESERHLQMAKEEASNLENKVESLTAELEAVKEEKTQALNNEKLAASSVQTLLEEKNKLINELENSRDEEEKSKKAMESLASALHEVSSEAREAKEKLLSVQGEHENYETQIEDLKLALKETNEKYKTLLDDAKQEIDVLTNLNEQSKQKQQNLKSEWAQKELQLMTSLKKIEEVNSSREKEISRLVNLHKAAEDEAGAKKEEEIRLTTLLREAESEVSYLKEVLGEAKAESMSLKESLLDKENEFQNILQENEELRNSEAACQMKVAELSKLLEEALAKKQAEENGELTDSEKDYDMLPKVVEFSEQNGGGSQEKPKMELSTQQSEHHLEEHLPELEKLSHDDALQTGAEKDVLNGRPKENENKDKEDDDSVEADSKMWESYKVGEKDFSPEGDAEQESIEEDLESKADGSEGNDQANGLPSKENFDDSGSSPTKQQGQKKKKALLRKFGSLLKKKGTSNQK, from the exons ATGTCTACTAAATCCAA ATCTAGTGGTTTTTCTGAAACAACTCCAAATAGCAAAGTATCACCTGCAACCCCAAAGGTTAGTAAACTCAGCAGCAGGGGGGGAGTGACTAAATCTGCTACTGATTCACCTTCCCGCCTGCAAAGTACACGCATTTCACTTAATCTTTCACCAAGATCTGTTGCTTCCAAGCCTACAGTCGACCGCAAGCCCACGAAGCTTGGTACCCCTCCTGAT AAACCGACTGCATCTCCAACTCCAACTCGTATATTGAAGCCGTCAGAACTACAGGCTGAACTAAATATTGTCCAGGAAGATCTCAAGAAGGCCAAAGAAAAGCTAGTCTCATTAGAGAAAGAGAAATCGCAGGCTCTTGAAGAATTAAAGGAAGCCAAGAGTTTGGCTGACGAAGCAAATGAGAAGCTCAGTGAGGCTTTGGTGGCTCAAAGGCGAGCTGAAGAAGATTCTGAGATTGAGAAATTTCGAGCAGTTGAGATGGAACAGGCTGGCATTGAGGCAGCTCAGAAGAAGGAAGAGGAATGGCAGAAAGAGCTTGAAGCTGTGAGGAATCAACATGCATTGGATGCGTCCGCCCTACTTTCCGCTACTCAGGAGCTTCAGAGGGTAAAGCAAGAGCTTGCCATGACTTCTGATGCAAAAAACCAGGCACTCAGCCATGCTGATGATGCAACTAAGATTGCTGAGATTCATGCTGGAAAGGTTGAAATTCTGTCCGGTGAAGTTGTCCGGTTGAAATCTTTGCTTGATTCAAGGATGGAAATAGAGGCTGATGAGAATGCCAAATTAGTGGCAGAGTTGAAACTAGAGATAGAGACTTTGAAGCAAGAACTCAAGAATGCAAAAAGCTACGAGGAGATATTGGCAGAAAAGGAGGCTAGTCTTGAGCAACTTAATGTTGAGCTGGAGGCTGCAAAAATGGCAGAGTCTTATGCGCACTGTTTAATGGATGAATGGAAAAAAAAGGTTGAAGAATTAGAGCTTCAAACAGAGGAAACAAAGCGGTTGGAAAGATCAGCATCAGAATCTCTCGAATCAGTAATGAAACAACTTGAAGGGAGTAATGATTTGTTGCATGATGCAGAATCTGAGATTGCATCTCTTAAAGAAAAGGTCGGATTGTTAGAAATCTCAAATAGAAGGCAGAAAGCAGATTATGAGGAATCAGAACGTCATCTTCAGATGGCCAAGGAAGAAGCTTCTAATCTGGAAAACAAGGTTGAATCTCTTACAGCTGAGCTTGAAGCCGTGAAGGAGGAGAAAACTCAGGCCTTAAACAATGAGAAACTTGCTGCTTCCAGCGTGCAAACCCTATTGGAAGAGAAAAACAAGCTCATAAATGAGTTGGAAAATTCTAGggatgaagaagagaaaagtaaaaaggcaaTGGAAAGCTTGGCATCAGCCTTGCATGAAGTTTCTTCAGAAGCAAGAGAAGCCAAAGAAAAGTTGCTCTCTGTCCAAGGTGAGCATGAAAATTATGAAACACAAATAGAAGATCTGAAGCTTGCTCTGAAAGAAACAAATGAGAAGTATAAGACCTTGCTTGATGATGCAAAACAAGAAATCGACGTTCTAACCAATTTGAATGAGCAATCTAAGCAGAAgcagcaaaacttgaagagtgaGTGGGCGCAGAAGGAACTTCAACTGATGACCTCTCtcaagaaaattgaagaagttaaCTCTTCAAGGGAAAAAGAGATAAGCAGATTGGTTAATTTGCATAAAGCGGCAGAGGATGAAGCTGGagcaaaaaaggaagaagaaattcgTTTGACGACTCTGCTTAGGGAAGCAGAGTCTGAGGTCTCTTATTTAAAGGAAgttcttggagaagctaaggcAGAAAGCATGAGCTTGAAAGAAAGTTTATTGGACAAAGAGAACGAATTTCAGAATATTCTTCAGGAGAATGAGGAGCTCCGAAATAGTGAAGCTGCCTGTCAAATGAAGGTCGCAGAGTTGTCTAAATTGCTTGAAGAAGCTTTGGCCAAAAAGCAAGCTGAAGAAAATGGTGAGCTTACAGACAGTGAAAAAGATTATGATATGCTCCCAAAGGTGGTGGAATTTTCTGAACAAAATGGAGGTGGAAGCCAAGAGAAGCCAAAGATGGAGCTCTCCACTCAGCAATCTGAGCATCATCTTGAGGAACACCTTCCAGAACTAGAAAAACTCTCACATGATGATGCTCTACAGACTGGTGCTGAGAAAGATGTATTAAATGGAAGaccaaaagaaaatgagaataaAGATAAGGAAGACGATGACTCTGTAGAAGCTGATTCAAAAATGTGGGAAAGCTACAAGGTTGGGGAAAAAGACTTCTCTCCAGAGGGGGATGCTGAGCAGGAATCTATTGAGGAGGACTTGGAATCTAAGGCTGATGGTAGTGAGGGCAATGACCAGGCTAATGGGCTTCCTTCAAAAGAAAACTTTGATGACAGTGGAAGTTCACCAACTAAGCAGCAAggtcagaagaagaagaaagctctGCTCCGCAAGTTTGGCAGCCTACTCAAGAAGAAGGGCACTAGCAACCAGAAATAG